From a region of the Rhipicephalus microplus isolate Deutch F79 unplaced genomic scaffold, USDA_Rmic scaffold_13, whole genome shotgun sequence genome:
- the LOC142784062 gene encoding uncharacterized protein LOC142784062, producing the protein MGASLWKSRAEVGTDTEKSMLEWDSSEKKRFYLGARAFYLACAKDLLQKLPLDNRVLQSASLLNWQSTNVESKVRALKYLVSQLPQVIKHEEVFSAIDEWHMLKCDSNSDLLALGGERIDVRWGKIFELKSPGGQPKYPLLSRLVKCLLCLPHGNADCERGFSENKRFYENRYSLCIASINGLRQTKTYLRRYDGDATKVPLSTELLQSVRRSRARYTERTASAQQSESRKRLGDQDTGADVDEKRLRKNLEEKVTSSRALLKRAEDIISSGLRSKSLEQVEAGQTLLAEGNSASSQTLSQLEELSKKVSKRTYRIHTIVRRLECKTTPHKSHRKKKKERAHFTQGKFIHVVAEDYSSSLESSSLVLLPSHSTSSSSASPHFTNDRTTASRGTAAHAERTHPHTVAREALLTRPLGVSSRLPDERRVPSVRAPSVLRAYGTHVRQK; encoded by the coding sequence ATGGGTGCATCCCTTTGGAAATCAAGGGCGGAAGTTGGTACAGATACTGAAAAATCAATGCTTGAGTGGGACTCTAGTGAGAAGAAGCGGTTTTATCTTGGAGCACGTGCTTTTTACTTGGCCTGTGCCAAGGATCTTCTTCAGAAGCTTCCACTCGACAATAGAGTTCTTCAATCTGCTAGCCTCCTCAATTGGCAGTCAACAAATGTTGAATCGAAAGTGCGAGCACTGAAGTACCTTGTGTCTCAGCTTCCACAGGTAATCAAACATGAAGAAGTTTTCTCAGCCATCGATGAGTGGCATATGTTAAAGTGTGACTCAAACAGTGACCTCCTGGCACTTGGAGGTGAAAGAATTGATGTTCGTTGGGGCAAAATATTTGAACTGAAGTCTCCTGGAGGTCAACCAAAGTATCCATTATTGTCGAGGCTTGTCAAGTGTCTGCTGTGCCTGCCACATGGCAACGCAGACTGCGAACGAGGATTTAGCGAAAATAAGCGCTTTTATGAGAACCGCTACTCATTATGCATTGCAAGCATTAACGGGTTGCGCCAGACAAAGACATACCTCCGCAGGTATGATGGAGATGCCACTAAAGTTCCCTTGTCTACAGAGCTTCTGCAAAGTGTAAGGAGATCTAGAGCCCGATACACAGAGAGAACTGCAAGTGCACAGCAGTCAGAAAGCAGGAAAAGGCTTGGAGACCAAGACACTGGTGCTGATGTCGACGAAAAGCGACTTCGTAAGAACTTGGAAGAAAAGGTCACCTCAAGTAGGGCATTGCTGAAACGAGCGGAAGACATAATTTCTTCTGGTCTGCGTTCTAAGAGCCTGGAACAAGTTGAAGCTGGGCAAACTTTATTAGCTGAAGGCAACTCCGCTTCGAGCCAAACCCTCTCACAGCTGGAAGAACTAAGCAAGAAGGTGAGCAAGAGGACGTACCGTATTcacacgattgtaagacgactcgAATGTAAGACGACCCCCCATAAATcgcatcgcaaaaaaaaaaaagaacgcgcgcATTTTACACAAGGGAAATTTATTCACGTGGTTGCGGAGGATTATTCATCGTCACTGGAGTCATCCTCGCTGGTGCTGCTGCCGTCCCACAGCACGTCGTCGTCAAGTGCGAGTCCACATTTCACGAACGACCGCACCACGGCATCGCGTGGGACGGCCGCCCATGCGGAGAGGACCCACCCGCACACAGTAGCCAGGGAGGCTCTCCTCACACGCCCGCTTGGCGTAAGTTCGCGGCTTCCTGACGAGCGCCGAGTGCCGAGTGTTCGAGCGCCGAGTGTTCTTCGAGCCTACGGCACTCATGTCAGACAGAAGTGA